The following proteins are co-located in the Paenibacillus sp. FSL H8-0079 genome:
- a CDS encoding DUF1405 domain-containing protein has product MALSFFWSKEFLTNRYFLWLLFWCNAVGTVYGYIWYGEQMKMTLAEQPVWQVVFVPDSPTASLFFTLALLWILYPPRSIIIKRIGHVIQALAVVTSVKYGVWAVSIIFAGWMQGGTQHWQDWMLIASHSAMAIEALIYVRFFGFRWAALVVAGVWTLLNDTMDYTYDIYPWLPASLYDHVDGVRNFTFGLTLVSILCAWLALRQAKREPDIRS; this is encoded by the coding sequence GTGGCTTTATCGTTTTTCTGGAGTAAGGAGTTTCTGACCAATCGTTATTTTCTGTGGCTTTTGTTTTGGTGTAATGCAGTAGGGACGGTATACGGATACATCTGGTACGGAGAGCAAATGAAAATGACGCTGGCTGAGCAGCCTGTGTGGCAGGTCGTATTTGTGCCGGATAGTCCAACAGCGAGTTTGTTTTTCACCTTAGCATTGCTATGGATCTTATACCCACCACGGTCTATCATCATTAAACGGATCGGACATGTAATTCAGGCGCTTGCCGTGGTCACATCTGTGAAATATGGCGTGTGGGCCGTATCGATTATTTTCGCAGGCTGGATGCAGGGCGGTACACAGCACTGGCAAGATTGGATGTTGATTGCTTCGCATAGTGCGATGGCCATTGAAGCTCTTATATATGTACGCTTTTTCGGCTTCCGCTGGGCTGCTCTTGTCGTTGCAGGTGTCTGGACGCTGTTGAACGATACGATGGATTATACATATGATATTTACCCTTGGTTACCCGCCTCCCTCTACGATCATGTCGATGGTGTGCGTAATTTCACATTCGGACTGACGCTGGTGAGTATTCTGTGTGCATGGCTTGCGCTCAGACAAGCGAAACGAGAACCTGATATCCGATCTTGA
- a CDS encoding sporulation protein YpjB yields MKRTFRFKTGLLVVSFMALLLWTNLAYRVSAQSEGLNSNSDQQVSTSNSIAQLNEEAAVLYRQALENNIEEVRGSILRISKSLEHISFEGRTTVEGIHALSETIVEVKQAIVKVKNDDSSLQQSSAKLRLAADSLANPTKPLWLQYYKIVKNDLDALSDATNQSQTAAILANRYAVLEEHYETIRPAAMIRREPYEIAQMDAWLSHTKGLTTAKQPDLAQLKSMVGHGEELVNQLFGREKDESAFVPFVQGPDRRAAGLLISSVIVATLSYAGYRKYRAQQQGVFPFRR; encoded by the coding sequence ATGAAGAGAACGTTCAGGTTCAAAACTGGCTTATTGGTGGTATCGTTCATGGCTCTGCTGCTTTGGACGAACTTAGCATATCGTGTATCCGCGCAAAGTGAAGGATTGAATTCGAATTCAGATCAGCAAGTGTCCACAAGCAATTCAATTGCACAACTGAATGAAGAAGCAGCCGTATTGTATCGTCAGGCGCTCGAGAATAATATTGAAGAAGTACGAGGAAGCATTCTGCGCATCAGTAAAAGTCTGGAGCATATCTCCTTTGAGGGGCGTACGACAGTCGAGGGCATTCACGCCTTGTCCGAAACTATAGTTGAAGTGAAACAGGCTATCGTGAAAGTGAAAAATGATGATTCTTCTCTTCAGCAGTCCTCTGCCAAACTTAGACTTGCAGCAGACAGTCTCGCGAATCCAACCAAGCCTTTATGGCTGCAGTATTATAAAATCGTCAAAAACGATCTGGACGCTTTATCCGATGCTACAAATCAGAGTCAAACTGCGGCCATACTGGCAAACCGCTACGCCGTTCTGGAGGAGCATTATGAGACGATTCGTCCTGCCGCGATGATTCGCCGTGAACCGTATGAAATTGCTCAGATGGACGCCTGGTTATCTCATACCAAGGGGCTTACCACTGCAAAGCAGCCAGATCTGGCTCAATTAAAAAGCATGGTGGGCCATGGTGAGGAACTGGTGAACCAGTTATTTGGTCGGGAGAAGGATGAGAGTGCCTTCGTACCATTTGTACAGGGCCCTGATCGCAGGGCAGCCGGGTTGCTCATCAGTTCGGTTATTGTGGCAACGCTTAGTTATGCTGGATACCGTAAATATCGTGCGCAGCAGCAGGGTGTTTTTCCTTTTCGGCGCTAA
- a CDS encoding YitT family protein gives MSTAKTWIQVKLVLPILLGTALYAFGLLYFIIPNQLMEGGLTGVTVLINYAFGISPSLTTLILNVPLFLIGLKILGGRQMIYTGIGIGALTVFLWLFEKLIHLGWIEPLHTENDLLLAALYAGVTLGAGLGIVFRWGGTTGGSDIIARILNRKYGWSMGRVLLGIDFVIIGLSLIYIPKEKILYTLVAVFIASKVIDFIQEGAYSARAFMIISDHAPEIAEQITRDMDRGVTLIPAIGAYSKQAKHMAYCVISRQEFRRLQTIVRSIDPRAFVIISDVHDVHGEGFKES, from the coding sequence ATGAGCACTGCCAAAACCTGGATTCAAGTCAAACTGGTTCTGCCCATCCTTCTGGGTACAGCCTTATATGCCTTTGGGCTCCTCTATTTCATTATCCCCAATCAGCTTATGGAAGGTGGCCTTACCGGGGTTACGGTGCTGATCAATTACGCATTCGGCATCTCACCTTCACTTACGACCCTCATTCTTAACGTTCCTCTCTTTCTGATCGGGCTCAAAATTTTGGGCGGCAGACAGATGATCTATACCGGTATCGGCATTGGGGCATTGACCGTTTTTCTATGGTTATTCGAAAAGTTGATTCATCTGGGCTGGATTGAACCATTACATACCGAGAATGACCTCCTGCTAGCCGCCCTATATGCGGGTGTTACCCTTGGAGCCGGCCTCGGCATCGTATTCCGTTGGGGCGGAACAACGGGAGGGTCAGACATCATTGCTCGCATTCTCAACCGTAAGTATGGATGGAGCATGGGACGAGTATTGCTGGGCATTGACTTCGTCATTATCGGACTCTCTCTCATCTACATCCCCAAAGAAAAAATTCTGTATACGCTCGTAGCGGTATTTATCGCCTCCAAAGTCATCGACTTTATTCAGGAAGGTGCATATTCTGCCCGGGCATTTATGATCATCAGTGACCATGCGCCCGAGATTGCGGAACAGATCACACGGGATATGGATCGTGGTGTTACCCTTATTCCTGCTATTGGCGCGTACTCTAAACAAGCCAAGCACATGGCCTACTGTGTTATTTCCAGGCAAGAGTTCAGACGATTGCAGACGATTGTACGTTCTATTGACCCTAGAGCTTTTGTCATCATCAGCGATGTTCACGATGTACATGGAGAAGGTTTCAAAGAAAGTTGA
- the dapB gene encoding 4-hydroxy-tetrahydrodipicolinate reductase, which produces MSEVIRVAVIGAAGRMGREVVKLVLQDPELELAAAVNRSGAGTDAGTLVGLPACGVLVTDDIEMAFAETKPQVMVDFTVPQYAFAHTEIAIRHGVRPVMGVTGFTPEQIEQLDKQCQDKGIGGLIAPNFSIGAILMMRFAAQAAKHMPNVEIIEYHGDQKLDAPSGTAIKTAELIAANREELRQGNPNEEETIEGSRGGYYNGFRIHSVRLPGVFAQQEVVFGDYGQSLKIRHDSYERAGYMPGVKIGVQKVMEYTGLIYGFDHFID; this is translated from the coding sequence ATGAGTGAAGTAATTAGAGTTGCCGTGATCGGAGCGGCTGGTCGAATGGGCCGTGAAGTCGTAAAATTGGTACTTCAGGACCCTGAACTGGAGCTTGCAGCTGCAGTTAACCGCTCCGGTGCGGGCACGGATGCCGGAACACTTGTTGGTTTGCCAGCGTGTGGAGTACTGGTAACTGATGATATTGAAATGGCTTTTGCCGAAACGAAACCGCAGGTTATGGTTGATTTTACAGTGCCACAATATGCGTTTGCACATACCGAGATCGCGATCCGTCATGGAGTCAGACCTGTCATGGGTGTTACTGGCTTCACGCCGGAGCAGATCGAACAGTTGGACAAGCAGTGCCAGGATAAAGGAATTGGAGGGCTTATTGCCCCTAACTTCTCGATCGGAGCCATTTTAATGATGCGATTCGCAGCACAGGCTGCCAAGCATATGCCGAATGTGGAGATCATCGAATATCACGGAGATCAGAAGCTGGACGCTCCTTCAGGAACTGCGATCAAAACAGCTGAACTGATTGCTGCCAATCGGGAGGAACTTCGTCAAGGTAATCCAAATGAGGAAGAAACGATTGAAGGATCACGCGGCGGTTATTACAACGGCTTCCGAATTCACAGTGTACGGTTGCCTGGCGTATTCGCGCAGCAGGAAGTTGTTTTCGGAGACTATGGACAGTCGCTTAAAATTCGGCATGACTCCTATGAACGCGCAGGTTATATGCCTGGTGTTAAGATTGGCGTACAAAAGGTTATGGAATACACAGGACTCATCTACGGATTTGATCACTTTATCGACTAA
- a CDS encoding tetratricopeptide repeat protein, giving the protein MMKPEEYMQQAYRCILQNDFEQAIRWFESAIHAHPQHAELYYRCSITHARSKHLVPALEYARKAVELSAGTEEYILHLHTLEAKQLTSRAKLLLEQAGIATQERYVEASTLLKEAVRLDPLSVEAHVMLALAYSDLNEFDSAIQALREAILLDPQNGQLHQMLQEIKQRMKSIQ; this is encoded by the coding sequence ATGATGAAACCGGAAGAATATATGCAGCAGGCTTATCGCTGTATATTGCAAAATGATTTTGAGCAGGCCATTCGTTGGTTTGAATCCGCCATTCATGCTCATCCGCAACATGCGGAGCTATATTATCGCTGTTCCATTACGCACGCTCGCAGCAAGCATCTCGTTCCGGCGCTTGAATATGCGCGCAAGGCGGTTGAGTTGTCGGCAGGAACAGAGGAGTATATTTTACACCTGCACACTTTGGAAGCAAAACAATTGACATCCAGAGCCAAGTTGCTATTGGAACAGGCGGGTATTGCAACACAGGAGCGTTATGTGGAAGCGTCTACGCTTTTGAAAGAAGCGGTCAGACTTGATCCTCTTTCCGTAGAAGCTCATGTCATGCTTGCACTAGCTTACAGTGACTTGAATGAATTTGATTCTGCAATTCAGGCGTTACGTGAGGCCATTTTGTTGGACCCACAGAACGGGCAACTGCATCAGATGTTACAGGAAATCAAGCAACGTATGAAATCCATACAGTAA
- a CDS encoding nucleotide pyrophosphohydrolase: protein MEKSIAEMQREVDQYISQFKEGYFSPLAMLARMSEEVGELAREVNHEFGEKPKKSSEAANSIELELGDILFITICFANSLGIDLAEAHDKVMHKFNTRDANRWTPKNTD, encoded by the coding sequence ATGGAGAAAAGCATCGCAGAAATGCAGCGTGAGGTTGATCAGTATATCTCCCAGTTCAAGGAGGGGTATTTCAGTCCTCTGGCCATGTTGGCCCGGATGTCTGAAGAGGTAGGGGAGCTTGCCAGGGAAGTGAATCACGAGTTCGGTGAGAAGCCCAAGAAGTCTTCCGAAGCCGCCAATTCCATTGAACTTGAGCTCGGAGATATTTTATTTATCACGATTTGTTTTGCGAACTCGCTGGGTATTGATCTGGCTGAGGCGCACGATAAAGTCATGCATAAATTTAACACCCGCGATGCCAATCGGTGGACTCCCAAAAACACCGATTAG